In Candidatus Neomarinimicrobiota bacterium, the following are encoded in one genomic region:
- a CDS encoding phospholipid carrier-dependent glycosyltransferase, with translation MLSVIGIITIFLIAGIFIVSWFKINPTLGTILAVSFALRAIVVLLQELFQIAPYTWDEGLFMTMGIKVKHFLDGSRSSLPFRTLAGVPAYGSLLGGLFYLYEVDTILPRILNVLFGTGAVFLTWKLSALVGLKNKYCLLMATIVGFTPSYILYSALIMRDMLIWLLLLVLLYLWVKFIQDLDSKSFWIAFIPVAMLTILRPQYAPVFAIILGFIAFSYAQRLRFKWKQISLPGLQYILFSIFLSVVLVGSIFLILSEIARWENSDVLDYLVSQHHWRTQGGAAYLIDQEFTNLLDVVWFFPLRFIHFTFGPFLWNSGSIQMMASAMEALVGTIFFLLLVFYSPTLFKSNNSNRLGIILLIVFALINIAAASIIDSNYGTAMRHRMVFMPFIFMAVLWLRQQRIILKQNNDSLLI, from the coding sequence ATGTTAAGTGTAATTGGAATTATAACAATTTTTCTTATTGCTGGGATTTTCATCGTATCCTGGTTTAAAATAAATCCTACTTTAGGCACAATCCTTGCTGTTAGTTTTGCTTTACGTGCGATTGTTGTTCTTTTGCAGGAATTATTTCAAATTGCACCTTATACGTGGGATGAAGGATTATTTATGACCATGGGAATTAAGGTAAAACATTTTTTAGATGGGTCCCGTTCGTCTCTACCATTTAGAACGCTTGCCGGGGTACCAGCTTACGGATCATTGCTTGGAGGTCTTTTTTATCTCTATGAAGTGGATACAATTTTACCTCGGATATTAAATGTTCTTTTTGGAACCGGTGCTGTATTCTTGACTTGGAAACTATCCGCCTTAGTTGGTTTAAAAAATAAGTATTGTTTGTTAATGGCTACGATTGTCGGATTTACACCAAGTTATATTTTGTATTCAGCCTTGATTATGCGGGATATGCTGATTTGGTTATTGTTGTTGGTTTTGCTATACCTTTGGGTGAAGTTTATTCAAGATCTCGACTCAAAATCATTCTGGATTGCTTTTATACCGGTTGCTATGCTAACAATTTTGAGACCTCAATATGCACCGGTCTTCGCGATAATTCTTGGATTTATTGCTTTTAGTTATGCTCAGAGATTACGATTTAAATGGAAGCAAATATCCTTACCCGGATTACAGTATATATTATTCTCTATTTTTTTATCCGTAGTTTTAGTTGGGAGTATTTTTCTGATATTATCTGAAATTGCCCGTTGGGAAAATTCTGATGTTCTGGACTACTTGGTTAGCCAGCATCATTGGAGAACCCAAGGTGGAGCAGCCTATTTAATCGATCAAGAATTCACCAATTTATTGGATGTGGTGTGGTTCTTCCCCTTAAGATTTATTCATTTTACATTTGGTCCTTTTTTATGGAATAGCGGTTCGATTCAAATGATGGCTAGTGCAATGGAAGCCCTAGTTGGAACAATATTCTTTTTACTGCTGGTTTTTTATTCACCAACCTTATTTAAAAGTAACAATAGCAATCGTTTGGGTATTATACTTTTAATAGTATTCGCATTAATCAATATTGCTGCGGCCAGCATTATCGACTCTAATTATGGAACAGCCATGCGCCATCGTATGGTATTTATGCCTTTTATTTTTATGGCTGTTTTGTGGTTACGACAGCAGAGAATTATATTGAAGCAAAATAATGATAGTTTATTAATATAA
- a CDS encoding oligosaccharide flippase family protein yields the protein MKFKLIHHIGGASILVILGSLASFGANVILGRSLPQDAFGTFSLFRSVMFYLPIFAFLGFGNALIRFSRENEFSNINWKLPLRKMDFIAAGVLLLAVLVIQRIYPFSFIESMLLGIAAWLFARSLITNSILRIMRKMVLGQFTSIVWRYIFFIFLVVAAIWFELQLEFVLILFFLSFVVMFVIAKFIDRNIQVGKNSVRLKKIFDYGSTLFVINIITILMTQMDKLIVSMTLGTVSVGIYTGVSLVALTVFNLAGTTIGNVLMPHLAQGKRIQLIEFLLYFFIIPVFLIIFAFLSIEQLNTILFDGKYSGFNQLLQLSIVLGLMQYYHNLIEFSLGGLSSERSLKLFLGTILFSLLLLFVLSFILVAKHGLVGIIMGCIVAWLFRNFVGAILLGKILIKEKVLFE from the coding sequence ATGAAATTTAAATTAATCCACCATATAGGCGGTGCTTCCATTTTAGTCATTCTAGGTTCATTGGCTTCCTTTGGGGCAAATGTTATCTTAGGAAGATCCTTGCCTCAGGACGCATTTGGGACTTTTTCACTTTTCCGGTCAGTCATGTTTTATCTGCCTATTTTTGCTTTCCTTGGGTTTGGAAATGCTTTGATAAGGTTTTCCCGGGAAAATGAATTTTCTAACATCAATTGGAAGTTGCCTCTCAGAAAGATGGATTTTATTGCTGCTGGTGTTTTATTATTGGCTGTTTTAGTAATTCAAAGAATATATCCATTTTCTTTCATCGAGTCGATGTTGTTGGGAATCGCGGCATGGTTATTCGCTCGATCCCTAATAACTAATTCCATCCTGCGGATCATGCGAAAAATGGTTTTAGGTCAATTCACATCTATTGTATGGCGGTACATATTTTTCATTTTTCTTGTGGTAGCAGCAATTTGGTTTGAGCTTCAATTGGAATTTGTATTAATACTCTTTTTCTTGTCATTTGTCGTTATGTTTGTGATTGCGAAATTTATAGATCGAAATATTCAAGTTGGTAAAAATTCAGTCCGGTTAAAAAAGATTTTCGATTATGGTTCTACATTATTTGTCATCAACATTATTACTATTTTGATGACACAAATGGACAAACTCATTGTATCCATGACTTTAGGGACAGTTTCGGTTGGAATTTATACTGGAGTTTCTTTGGTAGCTCTTACCGTCTTCAATCTTGCCGGTACCACAATAGGCAATGTATTAATGCCACATTTAGCCCAAGGGAAAAGAATCCAACTTATCGAATTTTTATTATATTTTTTCATCATTCCCGTTTTTTTAATAATTTTTGCATTTCTAAGCATTGAACAATTGAACACAATATTATTTGACGGAAAATATTCCGGATTTAATCAGTTACTTCAACTTTCCATTGTTTTAGGATTAATGCAATATTACCACAATCTTATCGAATTTTCTCTTGGAGGCCTCAGCAGTGAAAGGAGCTTAAAATTATTTTTGGGAACAATATTATTTTCATTATTATTATTGTTTGTTCTATCATTTATACTGGTTGCCAAACATGGTCTTGTAGGGATTATAATGGGATGCATTGTTGCTTGGCTATTTAGAAACTTTGTGGGCGCCATACTGCTGGGAAAAATTTTGATAAAAGAAA